The following coding sequences lie in one Spinacia oleracea cultivar Varoflay chromosome 1, BTI_SOV_V1, whole genome shotgun sequence genomic window:
- the LOC110801605 gene encoding DNA ligase 6 isoform X3 has product MSTAKTLTLNTSERYLQSQNPLPSSSPSQLPSFPANFPPSKLIPKTRFIIDGFRHSGEFSISYFLSHFHADHYTGLTSTWSRGIIFCSVTTARLVVKVLGVSALSVIGLPINETVVIDNCEVTLIDANHCPGAVQFLFKVPVSGGKFERYVHTGDFRFCSDMKLIPFLSEFVGCDAVFLDTTYCDPKFVFPVQEESIDYVVSVIERSRSENRNASKSVLFLVATYVIGKERILLEIARRCDCKIHVDSRKMEILRELGYENEGVFTEDESSSDVHVVGWNVLGETWPYFRPNFMKVNEIMVGKEYKKVVGFVPTGWTYEVKKNKFAVRTKDSFEIHLVPYSEHSNYNELREYVKFLKPKRVLPTVGFDVENVDSKHALKMQKHFAGLVDEMANKQEFLMGFYRVPQGKGKVKVDDLAPELDKDIEQFKEEFDVCELKNGREADSGSTCSVASTHEPDSQDLTPFSDKEKDEIMQELRDCLPVWVSVDQLLELVKTYGRNIVDAVSHFYEHETEFHERSGESLPSSQKSESPCTKLLNPPSVESSLQTPVKSPNQKAKFPPLKQSVASSVSPGKRKKNPQNKKNKKGKLNSNLESGGIKQSTITKFFSKGSRVCQGITATPLSGISTEDKSLTSEHSVKQYKEELEQFIQIIDGSESIKGYAAELLEKAEGNVGLALDMYYNNSEVHLGGNQKGVDASSKSLPCEGLEESISSQGKERSEAGNKVYQSAQDSLADSTAVNYVSLPPETYSPIEHACWKHGQPAPYIHLARTFDIVEGERGKIKATSILSNMFRSLLALSPDDVLPAIYLCTNKIAADHENMELNIGGSLVASALEEACGINRAKIREMYNNFGDLGDVAQECRKTQSLLLPPSPLLIRDVFSILRKISVQTGSGSAGRRKSLIVSMMRSCREKEMKFLVRTLVRNLRIGAMMRTVLPALAQAVALNGYDEAGKVPKELLQGLSAAAVEVYNILPDLNLLVPSLMSEGIKFSTTTLTMVPGIPIRPMLAKITNGIAQALKLFQNKAFTCEFKYDGQRAQIHKFDDGSVRIFSRNGDEMTTKFPDLVHIIQESCKTSAESFIIDAEVVGIDRNKGIKFLSFQELSARERGSKASLVSLDRIKVEADEARPDCEATLTKINAFLEDAFQSSCEGIMVKSLDVDAGYFASKRADSWLKVKRDYMDGVGDSLDLVPIGAWHGNGRKAGWYSPFLMACYNPDTEEYESLCRVMTGFSDAFYKEMKDLLSGDKILTRKPLYYRTDEVPDMWFSAEMVWEIRGADLTVSPVHKAAVAIVHPSRGISMRFPRFVRSLSDRRPEDCSTSTEVAEMFHSQTRKMDLSGAR; this is encoded by the exons ATGTCTACCgccaaaaccctaaccctaaatacATCCGAACGCTATCTTCAATCGCAAAACCCCCTTCCTAGCTCATCTCCGTCGCAACTCCCTTCATTTCCCGCCAATTTCCCCCCCTCAAAGCTCATCCCCAAAACTCGCTTCATCATCGATGGCTTCCGACATTCTGGCGAATTTTCTATCTCCTACTTCCTCTCACACTTCCACGCTGATCACTACACTGGCCTCACTTCAACGTGGTCTCGAGGTATCATCTTCTGCTCTGTAACCACCGCTCGCCTCGTTGTCAAAGTTCTCGGTGTTTCGGCACTGTCCGTTATCGGATTGCCAATTAACGAGACCGTTGTTATAGACAATTGTGAGGTAACTTTAATTGATGCTAATCACTGCCCTGGTGCTGTTCAATTTCTGTTTAAAGTTCCTGTTAGTGGTGGTAAATTTGAGCGTTATGTTCATACTGGTGATTTTAGGTTCTGTAGTGATATGAAGTTGATACCTTTTTTAAGTGAATTTGTTGGTTGTGATGCTGTTTTTCTCGATACAACGTATTGTGATCCCAAATTTGTGTTCCCTGTGCAAGAGGAGTCGATTGATTATGTAGTTAGTGTGATAGAAAGGAGTAGGAGTGAGAATAGGAATGCTAGTAAAAGTGTTTTGTTTCTTGTTGCGACATATGTAATCGGAAAAGAGAGGATTTTGTTGGAAATAGCGCGTAGGTGTGACTGTAAGATCCATGTAGATAGTAGGAAGATGGAGATTTTGCGGGAGTTAGGTTACGAGAATGAAGGGGTGTTTACGGAAGATGAATCCTCTAGTGATGTTCACGTTGTTGGGTGGAATGTTTTGGGTGAGACTTGGCCATATTTTCGGCCTAATTTCATGAAGGTGAATGAAATTATGGTTGGAAAAGAGTATAAGAAGGTTGTGGGATTTGTTCCTACTGGATGGACTTATGAAGTGAAGAAAAACAAGTTTGCAGTAAGAACAAAAGATTCGTTTGAGATTCATCTGGTGCCTTACAGTGAACATTCCAATTACAACGAGCTTAGAGAATATGTGAAGTTTTTGAAACCAAAGCGTGTGCTTCCTACAGTTGGCTTTGATGTTGAGAATGTGGACAGCAAACATGCTCTAAAAATGCAAAAGCATTTTGCAGGATTGGTGGATGAGATGGCCAATAAGCAAGAATTTTTGATGGGTTTTTACCGTGTACCCCAGGGAAAAGGAAAGGTCAAGGTAGATGATTTGGCACCTGAGTTGGACAAAGACATAGAACAATTCAAAGAGGAGTTTGACGTGTGCGAGCTGAAAAATGGTCGTGAAGCTGACTCTGGTTCCACGTGCTCTGTAGCTTCTACGCATGAACCTGATTCACAAGATTTAACCCCTTTTAGTGATAAGGAAAAAGATGAGATCATGCAAGAGCTACGGGATTGTTTGCCCGTATGGGTTTCTGTAGATCAGTTGCTAGAACTTGTCAAAACATATGGCAGAAATATTGTTGATGCTGTATCGCATTTTTATGAACACGAAACAGAATTTCATGAGCGGAGTGGAGAATCTCTTCCTTCATCACAAAAGTCAGAAAGTCCTTGCACAAAACTTCTTAATCCTCCTTCTGTTGAGAGCAGTCTTCAGACACCGGTGAAGTCACCTAATCAAAAGGCCAAATTTCCGCCATTGAAGCAGTCAGTTGCAAGCAGTGTTTCTcctggaaaaagaaagaaaaatcctCAAAATAAGAAGAATAAGAAGGGAAAATTAAACTCAAATCTTGAATCTGGTGGCATAAAGCAATCTACAATAACCAAATTTTTCAGTAAAGGTAGTAGGGTTTGTCAGGGAATCACCGCTACCCCTTTGTCTGGGATAAGTACTGAGGACAAGAGTCTAACTTCTGAACATTCAGTTAAACAATATAAGGAAGAGCTGGAGCAATTTATTCAGATAATTGATGGCAGTGAATCAATAAAAGGTTATGCTGCTGAACTGTTAGAAAAGGCTGAGGGAAATGTAGGTTTGGCACTGGATATGTATTACAATAATTCTGAAGTTCACCTTGGTGGTAATCAAAAAGGGGTAGATGctagtagcaaatcactaccaTGTGAAGGTCTAGAAGAAAGCATCTCTAGCCAAGGGAAAGAAAGGTCTGAAGCTGGCAACAAGGTTTATCAATCTGCACAAGATTCATTGGCTGACAGTACTGCTGTTAACTATGTATCACTACCACCAGAGACGTATTCTCCAATAGAACATG CTTGCTGGAAGCACGGTCAGCCTGCTCCATATATACACTTGGCCCGGACTTTTGACATTGTTGAAGGTGAAAGGGGCAAAATTAAAGCTACATCAATACTTTCCAATATGTTTAGAAG TTTGCTGGCTTTGTCTCCTGATGATGTTCTACCTGCTATTTATCTCTGCACAAATAAGATCGCCGCTGACCATGAAAATATG GAACTAAACATTGGTGGAAGTTTGGTTGCATCTGCCCTAGAAGAGGCATGTGGAATTAATAGAGCTAAGATAAGGGAAATGTACAACAATTTTGGTGATCTTG GTGATGTTGCACAAGAGTGTCGGAAAACACAGTCACTACTTCTTCCTCCTTCACCCCTTCTGATTCGAGATGTATTTTCCATACTTCGGAAAATTAG TGTACAGACAGGCAGTGGAAGTGCAGGTAGGAGGAAAAGCCTAATTGTCAGTATGATGCGATCTTGCAGAGAGAAGGAAATGAAGTTTCTTGTCAGAACTTTG GTTAGGAACCTGCGAATTGGAGCAATGATGAGAACAGTTCTTCCTGCATTGGCTCAAGCAGTTGCTCTGAACGGTTATGACGAAGCAGGAAAAGTTCCAAAGGAATTGCTTCAG GGCCtttctgctgctgctgttgaAGTTTATAATATTCTTCCGGATTTG AATTTATTGGTACCTTCTCTTATGAGCGAAGGCATAAAGTTTTCCACCACCACGTTGACTATGGTACCAGGCATTCCTATCAGGCCCATGCTTGCTAA AATAACTAATGGAATTGCGCAAGCACTGAAGCTATTCCAGAATAAAGCTTTCACCTGTGAGTTTAA ATATGATGGTCAACGCGCCCAAATTCACAAATTTGATGATGGTTCTGTGCGCATCTTTTCAAGAAATGGGGATGAGATGACTACAAAATTTCCAGACTTGGTGCATATTATTCAGGAATCATGTAAAACTTCCGCTGAATCTTTCATTATTGATGCGGAG gtggttggaattgatcGCAACAAAGGAATCAAGTTTTTATCCTTTCAAGAACTATCTGCCAGAGAGAGAGGGAGCAAAGCTTCCTTGGTTTCATTGGATAGAATAAAG GTGGAAGCAGACGAAGCTCGTCCAGACTGTGAAGCCACTTTGACAAAGATAAATGCTTTCCTTGAAGATGCATTTCAGTCTTCTTGTGAAGGGATTATGGTTAAGTCACTGGATGTTGATGCTGGCTACTTTGCTTCAAAACGGGCTGATTCATGGTTGAAG GTAAAGCGAGATTATATGGACGGTGTAGGGGACTCCCTTGATTTAGTTCCCATTGGTGCTTGGCATGGCAATGGGAGAAAGGCAGGATG GTATAGTCCATTTCTTATGGCTTGTTACAATCCTGATACAGAGGAATATGAAAGTTTATGTCGTGTAATGACAGGGTTTTCTGATGCTTTCTACAAAGAG ATGAAAGATTTACTCTCCGGAGACAAAATATTGACCAGAAAGCCCTTGTATTACCGAACAGATGAAGTTCCGGATATGTGGTTTTCAGCTGAAATGGTGTGGGAGATAAGAGGTGCAGACCTCACTGTATCACCTGTTCACAAGGCTGCAGTTGCAATCGTTCATCCTTCACGTGGAATTTCTATGAGGTTTCCGAGATTTGTCCGCTCTCTTTCGGACAGACGACCAGAAGATTGCAGTACCTCTACGGAAGTTGCCGAAATGTTTCATTCTCAGACTCGAAAGATGGATTTAAGTGGTGCTCGTTAG
- the LOC110801605 gene encoding DNA ligase 6 isoform X2 — protein sequence MSTAKTLTLNTSERYLQSQNPLPSSSPSQLPSFPANFPPSKLIPKTRFIIDGFRHSGEFSISYFLSHFHADHYTGLTSTWSRGIIFCSVTTARLVVKVLGVSALSVIGLPINETVVIDNCEVTLIDANHCPGAVQFLFKVPVSGGKFERYVHTGDFRFCSDMKLIPFLSEFVGCDAVFLDTTYCDPKFVFPVQEESIDYVVSVIERSRSENRNASKSVLFLVATYVIGKERILLEIARRCDCKIHVDSRKMEILRELGYENEGVFTEDESSSDVHVVGWNVLGETWPYFRPNFMKVNEIMVGKEYKKVVGFVPTGWTYEVKKNKFAVRTKDSFEIHLVPYSEHSNYNELREYVKFLKPKRVLPTVGFDVENVDSKHALKMQKHFAGLVDEMANKQEFLMGFYRVPQGKGKVKVDDLAPELDKDIEQFKEEFDVCELKNGREADSGSTCSVASTHEPDSQDLTPFSDKEKDEIMQELRDCLPVWVSVDQLLELVKTYGRNIVDAVSHFYEHETEFHERSGESLPSSQKSESPCTKLLNPPSVESSLQTPVKSPNQKAKFPPLKQSVASSVSPGKRKKNPQNKKNKKGKLNSNLESGGIKQSTITKFFSKGSRVCQGITATPLSGISTEDKSLTSEHSVKQYKEELEQFIQIIDGSESIKGYAAELLEKAEGNVGLALDMYYNNSEVHLGGNQKGVDASSKSLPCEGLEESISSQGKERSEAGNKVYQSAQDSLADSTAVNYVSLPPETYSPIEHACWKHGQPAPYIHLARTFDIVEGERGKIKATSILSNMFRSLLALSPDDVLPAIYLCTNKIAADHENMELNIGGSLVASALEEACGINRAKIREMYNNFGDLGDVAQECRKTQSLLLPPSPLLIRDVFSILRKISVQTGSGSAGRRKSLIVSMMRSCREKEMKFLVRTLVRNLRIGAMMRTVLPALAQAVALNGYDEAGKVPKELLQGLSAAAVEVYNILPDLNLLVPSLMSEGIKFSTTTLTMVPGIPIRPMLAKITNGIAQALKLFQNKAFTCEFKYDGQRAQIHKFDDGSVRIFSRNGDEMTTKFPDLVHIIQESCKTSAESFIIDAEVVGIDRNKGIKFLSFQELSARERGSKASLVSLDRIKVDICVLVFDVMFVNGEKLLAVPLRQRRQCMNDLFKGEKPGFLEYAKETTVEADEARPDCEATLTKINAFLEDAFQSSCEGIMVKSLDVDAGYFASKRADSWLKVKRDYMDGVGDSLDLVPIGAWHGNGRKAGWYSPFLMACYNPDTEEYESLCRVMTGFSDAFYKEMKDLLSGDKILTRKPLYYRTDEVPDMWFSAEMVWEIRGADLTVSPVHKAAVAIVHPSRGISMRFPRFVRSLSDRRPEDCSTSTEVAEMFHSQTRKMDLSGAR from the exons ATGTCTACCgccaaaaccctaaccctaaatacATCCGAACGCTATCTTCAATCGCAAAACCCCCTTCCTAGCTCATCTCCGTCGCAACTCCCTTCATTTCCCGCCAATTTCCCCCCCTCAAAGCTCATCCCCAAAACTCGCTTCATCATCGATGGCTTCCGACATTCTGGCGAATTTTCTATCTCCTACTTCCTCTCACACTTCCACGCTGATCACTACACTGGCCTCACTTCAACGTGGTCTCGAGGTATCATCTTCTGCTCTGTAACCACCGCTCGCCTCGTTGTCAAAGTTCTCGGTGTTTCGGCACTGTCCGTTATCGGATTGCCAATTAACGAGACCGTTGTTATAGACAATTGTGAGGTAACTTTAATTGATGCTAATCACTGCCCTGGTGCTGTTCAATTTCTGTTTAAAGTTCCTGTTAGTGGTGGTAAATTTGAGCGTTATGTTCATACTGGTGATTTTAGGTTCTGTAGTGATATGAAGTTGATACCTTTTTTAAGTGAATTTGTTGGTTGTGATGCTGTTTTTCTCGATACAACGTATTGTGATCCCAAATTTGTGTTCCCTGTGCAAGAGGAGTCGATTGATTATGTAGTTAGTGTGATAGAAAGGAGTAGGAGTGAGAATAGGAATGCTAGTAAAAGTGTTTTGTTTCTTGTTGCGACATATGTAATCGGAAAAGAGAGGATTTTGTTGGAAATAGCGCGTAGGTGTGACTGTAAGATCCATGTAGATAGTAGGAAGATGGAGATTTTGCGGGAGTTAGGTTACGAGAATGAAGGGGTGTTTACGGAAGATGAATCCTCTAGTGATGTTCACGTTGTTGGGTGGAATGTTTTGGGTGAGACTTGGCCATATTTTCGGCCTAATTTCATGAAGGTGAATGAAATTATGGTTGGAAAAGAGTATAAGAAGGTTGTGGGATTTGTTCCTACTGGATGGACTTATGAAGTGAAGAAAAACAAGTTTGCAGTAAGAACAAAAGATTCGTTTGAGATTCATCTGGTGCCTTACAGTGAACATTCCAATTACAACGAGCTTAGAGAATATGTGAAGTTTTTGAAACCAAAGCGTGTGCTTCCTACAGTTGGCTTTGATGTTGAGAATGTGGACAGCAAACATGCTCTAAAAATGCAAAAGCATTTTGCAGGATTGGTGGATGAGATGGCCAATAAGCAAGAATTTTTGATGGGTTTTTACCGTGTACCCCAGGGAAAAGGAAAGGTCAAGGTAGATGATTTGGCACCTGAGTTGGACAAAGACATAGAACAATTCAAAGAGGAGTTTGACGTGTGCGAGCTGAAAAATGGTCGTGAAGCTGACTCTGGTTCCACGTGCTCTGTAGCTTCTACGCATGAACCTGATTCACAAGATTTAACCCCTTTTAGTGATAAGGAAAAAGATGAGATCATGCAAGAGCTACGGGATTGTTTGCCCGTATGGGTTTCTGTAGATCAGTTGCTAGAACTTGTCAAAACATATGGCAGAAATATTGTTGATGCTGTATCGCATTTTTATGAACACGAAACAGAATTTCATGAGCGGAGTGGAGAATCTCTTCCTTCATCACAAAAGTCAGAAAGTCCTTGCACAAAACTTCTTAATCCTCCTTCTGTTGAGAGCAGTCTTCAGACACCGGTGAAGTCACCTAATCAAAAGGCCAAATTTCCGCCATTGAAGCAGTCAGTTGCAAGCAGTGTTTCTcctggaaaaagaaagaaaaatcctCAAAATAAGAAGAATAAGAAGGGAAAATTAAACTCAAATCTTGAATCTGGTGGCATAAAGCAATCTACAATAACCAAATTTTTCAGTAAAGGTAGTAGGGTTTGTCAGGGAATCACCGCTACCCCTTTGTCTGGGATAAGTACTGAGGACAAGAGTCTAACTTCTGAACATTCAGTTAAACAATATAAGGAAGAGCTGGAGCAATTTATTCAGATAATTGATGGCAGTGAATCAATAAAAGGTTATGCTGCTGAACTGTTAGAAAAGGCTGAGGGAAATGTAGGTTTGGCACTGGATATGTATTACAATAATTCTGAAGTTCACCTTGGTGGTAATCAAAAAGGGGTAGATGctagtagcaaatcactaccaTGTGAAGGTCTAGAAGAAAGCATCTCTAGCCAAGGGAAAGAAAGGTCTGAAGCTGGCAACAAGGTTTATCAATCTGCACAAGATTCATTGGCTGACAGTACTGCTGTTAACTATGTATCACTACCACCAGAGACGTATTCTCCAATAGAACATG CTTGCTGGAAGCACGGTCAGCCTGCTCCATATATACACTTGGCCCGGACTTTTGACATTGTTGAAGGTGAAAGGGGCAAAATTAAAGCTACATCAATACTTTCCAATATGTTTAGAAG TTTGCTGGCTTTGTCTCCTGATGATGTTCTACCTGCTATTTATCTCTGCACAAATAAGATCGCCGCTGACCATGAAAATATG GAACTAAACATTGGTGGAAGTTTGGTTGCATCTGCCCTAGAAGAGGCATGTGGAATTAATAGAGCTAAGATAAGGGAAATGTACAACAATTTTGGTGATCTTG GTGATGTTGCACAAGAGTGTCGGAAAACACAGTCACTACTTCTTCCTCCTTCACCCCTTCTGATTCGAGATGTATTTTCCATACTTCGGAAAATTAG TGTACAGACAGGCAGTGGAAGTGCAGGTAGGAGGAAAAGCCTAATTGTCAGTATGATGCGATCTTGCAGAGAGAAGGAAATGAAGTTTCTTGTCAGAACTTTG GTTAGGAACCTGCGAATTGGAGCAATGATGAGAACAGTTCTTCCTGCATTGGCTCAAGCAGTTGCTCTGAACGGTTATGACGAAGCAGGAAAAGTTCCAAAGGAATTGCTTCAG GGCCtttctgctgctgctgttgaAGTTTATAATATTCTTCCGGATTTG AATTTATTGGTACCTTCTCTTATGAGCGAAGGCATAAAGTTTTCCACCACCACGTTGACTATGGTACCAGGCATTCCTATCAGGCCCATGCTTGCTAA AATAACTAATGGAATTGCGCAAGCACTGAAGCTATTCCAGAATAAAGCTTTCACCTGTGAGTTTAA ATATGATGGTCAACGCGCCCAAATTCACAAATTTGATGATGGTTCTGTGCGCATCTTTTCAAGAAATGGGGATGAGATGACTACAAAATTTCCAGACTTGGTGCATATTATTCAGGAATCATGTAAAACTTCCGCTGAATCTTTCATTATTGATGCGGAG gtggttggaattgatcGCAACAAAGGAATCAAGTTTTTATCCTTTCAAGAACTATCTGCCAGAGAGAGAGGGAGCAAAGCTTCCTTGGTTTCATTGGATAGAATAAAG GTTGACATTTGTGTCCTTGTGTTCGATGTCATGTTCGTCAATGGGGAGAA GCTGTTGGCTGTCCCACTCCGGCAAAGGCGGCAGT GCATGAACGATCTTTTTAAAGGGGAAAAGCCTGGTTTTTTGGAATATGCAAAGGAAACGACT GTGGAAGCAGACGAAGCTCGTCCAGACTGTGAAGCCACTTTGACAAAGATAAATGCTTTCCTTGAAGATGCATTTCAGTCTTCTTGTGAAGGGATTATGGTTAAGTCACTGGATGTTGATGCTGGCTACTTTGCTTCAAAACGGGCTGATTCATGGTTGAAG GTAAAGCGAGATTATATGGACGGTGTAGGGGACTCCCTTGATTTAGTTCCCATTGGTGCTTGGCATGGCAATGGGAGAAAGGCAGGATG GTATAGTCCATTTCTTATGGCTTGTTACAATCCTGATACAGAGGAATATGAAAGTTTATGTCGTGTAATGACAGGGTTTTCTGATGCTTTCTACAAAGAG ATGAAAGATTTACTCTCCGGAGACAAAATATTGACCAGAAAGCCCTTGTATTACCGAACAGATGAAGTTCCGGATATGTGGTTTTCAGCTGAAATGGTGTGGGAGATAAGAGGTGCAGACCTCACTGTATCACCTGTTCACAAGGCTGCAGTTGCAATCGTTCATCCTTCACGTGGAATTTCTATGAGGTTTCCGAGATTTGTCCGCTCTCTTTCGGACAGACGACCAGAAGATTGCAGTACCTCTACGGAAGTTGCCGAAATGTTTCATTCTCAGACTCGAAAGATGGATTTAAGTGGTGCTCGTTAG